CGCGGGTTGTAGCCTCTACCGTTACATCTAGGATCACGTTCGAGTCAAGGAATATCCTCGACTTAGTCATTCATGATCCGCTGCCTAAAAGCCTTGGGGTCGGAAATATCTCCCTCAAGCATGCCAATCAAGCTTTTGCCATGGCATTTCTCCTTTAGGCTTGTGCAGACTGGCAGAATGGCTCGCGTTTCCTTTAATGTGTTTATCGAGATCTTGATCTCATTTATATCGGCTTCTAAATCGGCTAGTCTCTTCATCGGAGATTGACGTGACGCCACTTTAGGGCGTTCCTTCATATGCTCTCCTGATTCTCTGAGAGATAGTGCATTTCCTCTACTGTAAACGTTATTCATTGCCCAGACCCCCTTACTACGCTATGACAGGTGCCCCGTCATCGCATGAACTGCATCTTGGCGATAGTGCTTAAGCAATCGCAGGGTTATAAATGTTTGTTGATAAATATAAGATTTGTAAGTATAAATAATCCCCCCGATGTACTGTTGTGGCATGGACTTTTATCAGTACTTCATTGTTCTTGGGAGTCGGTTTTTCAACATCCTTGAGCTGAAGGACCTCCGGTGGCCCATATCTTGAGCATATGGCTGCCTTCATAGGTGTTCCCTCGGAGAGTTGAAGCCTTTGATGATCAACCATGAGGCGAACACCATCTCCTGCACCGCGATCGGAACGGCCAAAAGGGAGGTCGCGTCAAACACGTTAGTGTCGGTCCCGAACAGACCCATTATACCGTAAATCAGGATTCCGACGCCCCCTATGAGGCCCCATGCCGATAGCCATCGCGGCACAATCCTCGATCGATATAGGACGCAGTTGAGCGCCAGACCACCGAAGCTTAGGAGTATCAACGTCCCGAACATAAAGGACAACCCACGTAACGAAATCAGCAATGCGCCAATTGATTGAGAGCTGGACACGTCCAGGCGTCCTGTTGCATATTCCTGCCCCATCATTAGCATCAAGAGCAGGCAGACCGCGCTGACAACAATGAAAACGGCCTCCATTATCCTGATTCCAGCATAAGCCATACCGAGACCTTCCACGTGTTTTCTGAGGATCGGGAACATTAATGCCCCGATGCCGACCAATGATATGGCCAGGACCATCTCGAACAATGCTGCCATCATGATATTATTCTCGATTTCGGGCAGCTTGAGGATATAATCGGAACTCTCCAGAGCTGTGCCTAATAGCAATCCGCTGGCCAATGAGGTTATGGTGGCCAGGATAAACAAGGCACCGACGATCGCGGAAGTTTTTCTATAGTAACTTTCTTTCATTTTCTTCACCTAAGAAGAAGAACGACTGAAAATTACTTGGAATTTGAGCCATACAGATATGGCAGTTTATATACTGTTTACCACAATCATGTAATATGCCGATGCGGAAAGTGATTATCGAGATAGAACCGTATGAGACCACCAAAGTGTTCCAGAGCCCGTTGTTCACCCACATCCGCTCCTACGAGGTCTTGGAGGTCCTAAAGTTGGACCATATGAAGAATCTCTTCGTCGACCTCATCGAGTGTCATCTGAAGGAAGGCGTTTCGATCAACGACCTGACATCCATCGGCAACATGGACATCCTCAGCGTAATCCGGTCGGAAGGCGACAAGCACATCTGCCTGGTATTGGGGCATGAAAGTAAGGACACGACCGATGTGTTCAGGGAACTGAACCTCATCTATACCGCCCCCAGCCTGGTATCCGAGGATAGGGTCATCGTCAGCTTCATCAGCAGCCAGAAGGATATGATGAGATTCGTTGACCTAGTGAAGGCCGACATTGGCAAGGTTGTCAATATGTCCTTCAAGAAGTCAACCTATGAGAAGAGGGACCTCCTATCCATTCTGACAGATAAGCAGCGGGAGATGATGGCTGCCGCTTACAGATATGGCTATTATGACATCCCCAAGAGGATAAGCAGCGAACAGTTGTCAGAAAAGGTGAACATCAGCAAGCCAACACTGCTAGAGCACCTGAGAAAAGCGGAAAATAGGATATTCACGGAGATATTGGCCGGCTCTCCGGAACTGAACAAGTAGATACGACACCAAACCAGTGATGTGGGAGAGGGGATCGGTGAGATCGAGATGCCATGATATATCATTGAACGGTCACAACGATCTTTCCTTTGGCGTTGCCTTCTGCATAATATCGGAACGCATCGGCGACCTCTCTGAGCGCAAATCGCTTGTCGATGACTGGTACGACCTTACCAGCTTCGAAGAGTTCGCAGATCAGGGCAAGGTCAAGAGGATTTGGTTTGTACAAAAGTAGAGTGACCTTCCGCTTCCTTAGGACCCATGAACCGAGGAACAGGGACCCGAGGACCGCACCTCCAGAACCTCCGACGAGAACACAGATGCCCTTGGGGGCCAATGCACGCTTATAATCGAAGACCGAGCGATGGGACACGACGTCGACGATCAGGTCATATTCCAGACCATTCCTGGTAAAATCTTCCTTATTAAAATCGATGACGTGGTCGGCGCCTATCGAAAGCAGCATGTCTAGTTTCTCCGCCCTGTCCACGCCAGTGACCTCGGCTCCGAACGATTTCGCTATCTGGACCGCGAACGTGCCCACTCCGCCCCCTGCTCCGTTGATCAGGACCCGTTGTCCGGACTCGATCTTCCCTTTGTCCCGAAGCCCCTGGATGGCGAGCCCAGCCGCCTGGGGTATTGCCGCGGCCTGTTCGAAGGACAGACCGGTCATCTTCATCGATAATGATGTCTCTCTGGCACATACATATTCTGCGAAACCACCCCAGCCGTCCCGATTGATGTCTCCAAACACTTCATCCCCAGGCCTGAAGCGGGTGACGTTCCTGCCCACATCCTCGACCGTTCCCGCCACATCGCATCCAAGTACCTTATATGGGGGTTTTAACCGGCCTCCCAGACTAATATGCCCCCGGCCGTTGAGGAGCTCCCAGTCCCATGAATTTATGGAAGCCGCACGGACCTTGATCAAGACCTCATTGTCCTTTGGGGTCGGCCGCTCCAGATCCTGTTGTTGAAGGACATCTGGAGGTCCATAATTGGTCCACACAACGGCCTTCATCCTACATGCTCCATCAGGTCCGATCCACCTTCAACAATGATGACCTCTCCTCGATTAGAAATAGTCTGCCCATCTGTGACGACTTCGATATGTGTCGGTCGGTCGAAAGAGCGACCAGGGCAGTCTCTTTGGTAGCGGGCGATTGTGCCGGTATGAGGGGGCCGATCTTCCTTTATTTTGTGGATGCAAGCTCCCGAGCATGCACCCTCCCCCATTATTATATTATTCAGATGATCATATCTTCCACCCATGAGATCCATCTTGGTCCTGCGCTCATATCATCATAACAACACCGAAAAGATAGCAAAAGTCTTCGCATCTGTTCTTGATGCTCAGATAAGAACACCGCAAGAGACAGGTCCAGACGAGCTTCAACAGTATGACCTGATAGGATTTGGGTCAGGGATCTATGATGGAAAGCACCATACAGACCTGCTGGCCCTTGCCGATAGAATGCCATCGGCCGTAGGAAAGAAGGTTTTCATTTTTTCGACCAGTTTCGATAAGAGGATCGACCTGATCCACTCGTCGCTCAGGGAGAGATTGGTATCGAAGGGTTACATCATCGTTGATGAATACAATTGCGGAGGTTTCAACACCAATAGCTTCCTGAAGTACTTCGGGGGACTGAACAAGGGAAGGCCCAATGCTGAAGACCTCAAACGCGCTGAGGGGTTCGCTCAAGGGTTGAAGCAAAAAATGGAGACCTGATGATCGGCCCAGATCTACCTTTCCCTGCTTAGGTCTAGGCCCTTCTGTCGTTCGCTGCTCAAAACCGCTTGAATCTCACTGGAAAATCAAAGAACGAGCATCGCCGCACAATAATCACATGTATGTTCAGGTCAGTTCATTACCTCCTGCGGTGCTTCGGGCATATGCCTCATTGCATAACAGGCCGTGAATCGTCAATGTAATTGCAGGCCCAATTGATTGATATGGTGATGCTCTCATATTTCAACCCCAAAAATGCTGCTGAACTCTTCGAGCTTCTTGAACTCGACCAGATACATCCTTCCTTTCTGAGTAATGGTGTAGGCCGTTCCCTCTCCGTCCCCCGATCTAGCAATCAGATTAGA
The sequence above is drawn from the Methanomassiliicoccales archaeon genome and encodes:
- a CDS encoding NAD(P)-dependent alcohol dehydrogenase, with protein sequence MKAVVWTNYGPPDVLQQQDLERPTPKDNEVLIKVRAASINSWDWELLNGRGHISLGGRLKPPYKVLGCDVAGTVEDVGRNVTRFRPGDEVFGDINRDGWGGFAEYVCARETSLSMKMTGLSFEQAAAIPQAAGLAIQGLRDKGKIESGQRVLINGAGGGVGTFAVQIAKSFGAEVTGVDRAEKLDMLLSIGADHVIDFNKEDFTRNGLEYDLIVDVVSHRSVFDYKRALAPKGICVLVGGSGGAVLGSLFLGSWVLRKRKVTLLLYKPNPLDLALICELFEAGKVVPVIDKRFALREVADAFRYYAEGNAKGKIVVTVQ
- a CDS encoding helix-turn-helix domain-containing protein, with protein sequence MRKVIIEIEPYETTKVFQSPLFTHIRSYEVLEVLKLDHMKNLFVDLIECHLKEGVSINDLTSIGNMDILSVIRSEGDKHICLVLGHESKDTTDVFRELNLIYTAPSLVSEDRVIVSFISSQKDMMRFVDLVKADIGKVVNMSFKKSTYEKRDLLSILTDKQREMMAAAYRYGYYDIPKRISSEQLSEKVNISKPTLLEHLRKAENRIFTEILAGSPELNK
- a CDS encoding flavodoxin family protein, with amino-acid sequence MRSILVLRSYHHNNTEKIAKVFASVLDAQIRTPQETGPDELQQYDLIGFGSGIYDGKHHTDLLALADRMPSAVGKKVFIFSTSFDKRIDLIHSSLRERLVSKGYIIVDEYNCGGFNTNSFLKYFGGLNKGRPNAEDLKRAEGFAQGLKQKMET
- a CDS encoding DUF4386 domain-containing protein, yielding MKESYYRKTSAIVGALFILATITSLASGLLLGTALESSDYILKLPEIENNIMMAALFEMVLAISLVGIGALMFPILRKHVEGLGMAYAGIRIMEAVFIVVSAVCLLLMLMMGQEYATGRLDVSSSQSIGALLISLRGLSFMFGTLILLSFGGLALNCVLYRSRIVPRWLSAWGLIGGVGILIYGIMGLFGTDTNVFDATSLLAVPIAVQEMVFASWLIIKGFNSPREHL